Proteins co-encoded in one Bradyrhizobium sp. 170 genomic window:
- a CDS encoding PLP-dependent aminotransferase family protein yields the protein MSKFEYLKLADTVATEIANGALKPGDRLPPQRSFAYERKIAVSTASRVYTELLRRGLVVGEVGRGTFVSGETRRGIAMPTEPRGARIDLEVNYPILPTQSVMIARSLAGLERPEVLDLALRHSTTTGTQAARTISAEFLSREDWSPAPDQLVFTANGRQCIAAALAAMVPSGGRCGVEALTYPFIKDIAARLGVTLVPLAMDENGVRPDAVQKAHREAHLSALYVQPTIQNPLGMTMPLARRADLLRVVEKLGLTVIEDTVYGFLDEETPMAALAPDSCITLDSLSKKVAPGLALGFIVSPPRLRERIMAAVRSGGWTASGFAFAAGQRLMADGTVAELSRLKRIDAARRQQMAARYLAGFEIQANAKSYHLWLTLPQHWRSQTFVAAAARRDIALTPSTTFAVIPGHAPNAVRLALGAPTTEQLDLALRTLSGMLTAKEDVDTTE from the coding sequence ATGTCAAAGTTCGAGTACCTGAAGCTTGCCGATACCGTCGCCACCGAGATCGCCAATGGCGCGCTCAAGCCCGGCGACCGCCTGCCGCCGCAGCGCAGCTTCGCCTATGAGCGGAAGATCGCGGTCTCCACCGCGAGCCGCGTCTACACCGAGCTGTTGCGCCGTGGCCTCGTGGTCGGCGAAGTCGGGCGCGGCACGTTCGTTTCGGGCGAGACGCGCCGCGGTATCGCCATGCCGACCGAGCCGCGCGGTGCGCGCATCGATCTGGAAGTGAACTATCCGATCCTGCCGACGCAATCGGTGATGATCGCAAGAAGCCTTGCCGGGCTGGAGCGTCCCGAAGTGCTCGATCTCGCGTTGCGGCACTCGACCACGACAGGCACGCAGGCAGCACGGACGATTTCCGCCGAGTTTCTCTCCCGCGAGGACTGGTCCCCGGCCCCCGATCAACTGGTCTTCACCGCGAACGGCAGGCAATGCATCGCCGCCGCACTCGCGGCGATGGTGCCGAGCGGCGGCCGCTGCGGCGTCGAGGCGCTGACCTATCCCTTCATCAAGGACATCGCCGCCAGGCTCGGCGTCACGCTGGTGCCGCTCGCGATGGACGAGAACGGCGTTCGCCCGGACGCAGTGCAGAAGGCGCACCGCGAAGCGCATTTGTCGGCGCTGTACGTTCAGCCGACGATTCAAAATCCGCTCGGCATGACCATGCCGCTGGCGCGCCGGGCCGATTTGCTGCGCGTCGTCGAGAAGCTCGGCCTCACCGTCATCGAGGACACGGTCTATGGCTTCCTCGACGAAGAAACGCCGATGGCTGCGCTCGCGCCGGATAGCTGCATCACGCTCGACAGCCTGTCGAAGAAGGTGGCGCCCGGCCTTGCACTCGGCTTCATCGTTTCGCCGCCGCGCCTGCGCGAGCGCATCATGGCCGCGGTTCGATCGGGCGGATGGACGGCTTCTGGATTTGCCTTTGCCGCCGGACAACGGCTGATGGCTGACGGCACGGTGGCCGAGCTGTCACGCCTGAAACGGATCGATGCGGCGCGGCGCCAGCAGATGGCGGCCAGATATCTCGCCGGCTTCGAAATCCAGGCGAACGCCAAATCCTACCATCTCTGGCTCACTTTGCCCCAGCATTGGCGCTCGCAGACATTCGTCGCGGCCGCGGCCCGGCGCGACATCGCATTGACCCCTTCGACCACCTTCGCCGTGATCCCCGGCCATGCCCCCAATGCCGTCCGCCTGGCGCTCGGCGCCCCCACCACCGAACAGCTCGATCTGGCGCTGCGAACGCTCTCGGGAATGCTGACGGCCAAAGAAGACGTCGATACGACTGAATAG
- a CDS encoding YdcF family protein, with protein MTTQLTRSPTEAEIAAINARHLIETPLRPADLLFVFGTREDVEERVDEACRLWREGFFRRAIVSGGVTPGSELSECEIIVGAMVARGVPADVILREDRAMNTGENVIFSLPIIDRALGLANIRSAICLGNSWTARRYPMTLHRHWPEVEKMLVMVDSFETPRALWHTDAEFSRRMLREWDKIEPYKARGFIAEWPASETRGR; from the coding sequence GTGACAACCCAGCTTACGCGATCGCCGACGGAAGCCGAGATTGCCGCGATCAATGCGCGGCATCTGATCGAGACGCCGCTGCGGCCGGCCGACCTGCTGTTCGTGTTCGGTACGCGTGAGGATGTCGAGGAGCGCGTCGATGAAGCCTGCCGGCTGTGGCGCGAAGGGTTTTTTCGCCGGGCGATCGTAAGCGGCGGCGTAACGCCGGGATCGGAGCTTTCGGAATGCGAGATCATTGTGGGTGCAATGGTCGCGCGCGGCGTTCCTGCCGACGTCATCCTGCGGGAGGATCGTGCGATGAACACCGGCGAGAACGTGATCTTCTCGCTACCGATCATCGACCGAGCGCTCGGGCTCGCCAACATCCGCAGCGCGATCTGTCTCGGCAATAGCTGGACGGCGCGCCGCTATCCGATGACGCTGCACCGGCACTGGCCGGAAGTGGAGAAGATGTTGGTCATGGTCGACAGTTTTGAGACGCCGCGGGCGCTTTGGCACACCGACGCGGAATTCAGCCGCCGCATGCTTAGGGAATGGGACAAGATCGAGCCGTACAAGGCGAGGGGCTTTATCGCGGAGTGGCCGGCGAGCGAGACGCGCGGCCGATAA
- a CDS encoding DUF1127 domain-containing protein produces MTTIYSTAGQPAPQSVPGGFFRVLGSWVNGIVTYLARRQAIQTLSELDDRALRDIGIERSRIESAVRGTVDPDFGRIM; encoded by the coding sequence ATGACCACGATCTATTCGACGGCAGGCCAACCTGCTCCCCAAAGCGTCCCGGGCGGATTCTTCCGCGTTCTCGGAAGCTGGGTAAACGGCATCGTCACCTATCTTGCGCGTCGCCAGGCCATCCAGACGCTGAGCGAACTGGACGATCGCGCGCTCCGCGACATCGGCATCGAGCGCAGCCGGATTGAATCGGCCGTGCGCGGCACCGTCGATCCGGATTTCGGGCGCATTATGTGA
- a CDS encoding universal stress protein, producing MFKSILVPIDLSDTDLAKPAIATAATLSQTWNGTVRLLNVLPMTPVMLAEYVPADFDAQQRATSEEALTIVAKESGIEASRISAAVRQGGIYHEILEEAAAIKADLIVMTSHRPAMRTYFLGSNAGHVVRYARCSVLVVRH from the coding sequence ATGTTCAAGTCGATTCTCGTGCCGATCGACCTGTCCGATACCGATCTGGCCAAGCCCGCGATCGCGACCGCGGCAACGCTGTCGCAGACCTGGAACGGCACGGTGCGCCTGCTCAACGTATTGCCGATGACGCCGGTGATGCTGGCCGAATATGTGCCGGCCGATTTCGACGCCCAGCAACGCGCCACCTCGGAAGAAGCGCTCACCATCGTGGCGAAGGAATCCGGCATCGAGGCGTCACGCATTTCCGCTGCGGTGCGGCAGGGCGGCATCTATCACGAGATCCTCGAAGAGGCGGCGGCGATCAAGGCCGACCTGATCGTGATGACCTCGCACCGGCCAGCGATGCGGACCTATTTCCTCGGTTCCAACGCCGGCCACGTCGTGCGCTACGCCAGATGTTCGGTGCTGGTGGTGCGGCATTAG